From Vigna radiata var. radiata cultivar VC1973A unplaced genomic scaffold, Vradiata_ver6 scaffold_184, whole genome shotgun sequence, the proteins below share one genomic window:
- the LOC106778829 gene encoding uncharacterized protein LOC106778829 has translation MCGHHNHKLAETLVGHPYAGRLNMSEKSLLVDMTKSKVTPANILLTLKQNNDRNVTTINQIYNARQVYKRSLRGSRTELQQLMMLLDRDKYIHWSRCADDSKVITNVFWTHPDTVKLLNSFNVVFMMDSTYKTNRYRLPLLEIVGMTCTGLTFSTAFAFLSTERQSNFTWALEKLKGLFITSEGSPKVIVTDRDLALMNAIANVFSESYQMLCRFHIHKNVLAKCKMLVRSKEAWDVLMCAWENVMDCADESLFVEYVNGLQYASSEWPLFFEYVNQTWIIPVESAHASLKTILSNSMGDLCSCWDSIHNFVTIQHNKIKTSFEKSWLLTSDPFKGYRYRQLIGHVSRYALDLIADELERVQQIGLDSSKCGCVLRRTFGVPCACELARYDPGMIPVGEFHIMWQRLHFSNVELNEIEPHLSIKDVLKQIEERFNEADIGGKVTIKQKLLDITCPTLTSMVPPLDKVKTKGAKKRKVQRTERSTMRDPSYFEYVDAFHSTMESSSVKSKLQSKLNVVKKKKVAMIDQFHSTTHPFILDVVDVVADGHCGYRCIAALLGLREDSWPVIRNDLYKELSNWRDEYGRLVGGTDVVDKLKQSLLVESQSTANRNKWMTLPDIGYAIANRYNVILVKLQEGCPLPMVNIISSTYCYAQARAWSSMYTSRMQAFAQLMNVSKSYVDLGDP, from the exons ATGTGTGGACATCACAATCATAAGTTGGCTGAAACTTTAGTTGGACACCCTTATGCTGGCAGGTTAAATATGAGTGAGAAGTCATTACTGGTTGATATGACAAAGAGTAAAGTTACACctgcaaatattttattaacccTCAAACAAAACAATGATCGAAATGTCACAACGATTAATCAAATCTACAACGCAAGGCAAGTGTATAAACGATCATTAAGAGGGTCCAGAACCGAACTACAACAACTTATGATGTTGTTGGACCGGGATAAGTACATTCATTGGAGTAGGTGTGCCGACGATTCAAAGGTTATTACTAACGTGTTTTGGACACATCCTGATACGGTGAAATTGTTAAACTCATTTAATGTTGTATTTATGATGGATTCCACGTATAAAACAAACAGATATAGACTTCCGTTGCTTGAGATTGTGGGCATGACGTGTACAGGTTTAACCTTCTCAACAGCATTTGCTTTCTTGTCTACTGAAAGGCAGAGTAATTTCACATGGGCTTTGGAAAAGCTGAAAGGTTTATTTATAACATCTGAGGGTAGTCCTAAAGTCATTGTCACTGATCGAGACTTGGCTTTGATGAATGCCATTGCAAATGTATTCTCTGAGTCATATCAGATGTTATGTCGGTTCCACATCCATAAAAATGTTTTAGCTAAATGCAAAATGTTAGTTCGTTCTAAAGAGGCTTGGGATGTGTTGATGTGTGCATGGGAAAATGTCATGGATTGCGCTGATGAGAGCTTGTTTGTTGAGTATGTGAATGGTCTTCAATATGCGAGTAGTGAATGGCCTTTGTTctttgaatatgtgaatcagACTTGGATTATTCC ggTTGAGTCTGCTCATGCGAGTTTGAAGACAATTCTGAGCAATAGTATGGGTGATTTGTGTTCTTGTTGGGATAGTATTCATAACTTCGTTACCATACAACACAACAAGATTAAGACGTCATTTGAAAAAAGTTGGTTGCTCACAAGTGACCCTTTTAAAGGATACAGGTATAGACAACTTATTGGGCATGTATCTCGATATGCATTAGATCTCATTGCCGATGAATTAGAAAGAGTCCAACAGATAGGATTGGACTCATCAAAGTGTGGATGCGTATTGAGACGTACATTTGGTGTCCCCTGTGCATGTGAATTAGCACGGTATGATCCTGGGATGATCCCTGTGGGTGAATTTCATATCATGTGGCAAAGATTGCATTTCTCAAATGTTGAATTAAATGAAATCGAGCCNCATTTATCCATTAAAGATGTGTTGAAACAAATAGAAGAACGATTCAATGAGGCTGACATTGGAGGTAAAGTTACCATTAAGCAGAAGTTACTTGACATTACTTGTCCTACATTGACATCAATGGTCCCTCCATTAGATAAAGTTAAGACAAAGggtgcaaagaaaagaaaagttcaacGAACAGAAAGGTCTACTATGCGGGATCCATCATATTTTGAGTATGTCGACGCCTTTCATTCAACCATGGAATCTTCATCTGTGAAAAGTAAATTACAATCAAAGCTAAAtgtagtgaagaaaaaaaaagttgcaatGATAGACCAGTTTCATTCTACTACTCACCCCTTCATTTTGGACGTTGTTGATGTTGTGGCCGATGGTCACTGTGGATATAGATGCATTGCTGCATTGTTAGGACTCAGGGAAGATTCATGGCCCGTTATTAGAAATGATTTGTACAAAGAACTCAGTAATTGGCGTGATGAATACGGAAGACTGGTAGGAGGCACTGATGTAGTAGACAAACTGAAACAGTCTTTGTTGGTGGAGTCACAGTCGACG GCTAACAGGAACAAGTGGATGACATTACCAGACATTGGTTATGCAATTGCTAACCGCTATAATGTCATTTTA GTTAAGCTACAAGAAGGTTGTCCTTTGCCCATGGTGAATATCATCTCCTCAACCTACTGTTATGCTCAGGCACGAGCGTGGTCATCTATGTATACTAGTAGGATGCAAGCATTTGCACAATTGATGAATGTATCGAAATCTTATGTTGACTTAGGTGATCCatga